One Actinoplanes missouriensis 431 DNA segment encodes these proteins:
- a CDS encoding DedA family protein, with amino-acid sequence MPPSADLPGFLDSVAPILDRWGYLAIGGVIGVESFGVPAPGQTIMVAASIYAGAGRMNIWFVAVISFVAAVVGDNIGYWIGLRGGRKAVHRWGKYIFVTPERLERAEKFFARRGNRIIVVARFIDGLRQLNGVIAGITKMPWRTFLLYNAIGAALWVGWWCTVAHLLGVHIVKIMAHAHKYTWVAFVVIALAVGGYAFWHVRYIRRRRARLAATVEESKA; translated from the coding sequence ATGCCACCTTCTGCCGATCTCCCTGGGTTTCTGGACAGCGTTGCCCCGATCCTGGACCGCTGGGGCTACCTGGCCATCGGCGGCGTCATCGGTGTGGAGAGCTTCGGCGTTCCCGCACCAGGGCAGACGATCATGGTGGCTGCCTCGATCTACGCCGGTGCCGGCCGGATGAACATCTGGTTCGTCGCGGTCATCTCGTTCGTGGCAGCGGTGGTCGGCGACAACATCGGCTACTGGATCGGCCTGCGCGGCGGCCGCAAAGCGGTGCACCGCTGGGGGAAGTACATCTTCGTCACCCCCGAGCGCCTGGAACGCGCCGAGAAGTTCTTCGCCCGCCGCGGCAACCGGATCATCGTGGTGGCCCGGTTCATCGACGGCCTGCGGCAGCTCAACGGCGTGATCGCCGGCATCACCAAGATGCCGTGGCGCACGTTCCTGCTCTACAACGCGATCGGCGCGGCCCTCTGGGTCGGCTGGTGGTGCACGGTCGCCCACCTGCTCGGCGTCCACATCGTCAAGATCATGGCGCACGCCCACAAGTACACCTGGGTGGCGTTCGTGGTCATCGCCCTCGCCGTCGGCGGATACGCCTTCTGGCACGTCCGCTACATCCGCCGCCGCCGTGCCCGCCTCGCCGCCACGGTCGAGGAGAGCAAAGCCTGA
- a CDS encoding RNA polymerase sigma factor SigF, with the protein MTVTETKTKTAVPSSTAASAAAPADSAAELLSALAAMPAGHPSRASLRDRAIEAWLPLARHLAHRYSGRGEPTDDLIQTATVGLIKAVDKFDPERGVDFAGYAIPTIIGEIKRHFRDRTWSVRVPRRLQELRLAITEANSTLTHSLGRSPTVPDIAAHLGITEEEVLEGLEGARAYNATSLSTPISADGNTELGDTLGGEDHEYEIAETRVALGPALAMLDEREQKILTLRFYGNLTQSQIADQIGISQMHVSRLLTKALTKLRGQLAADSL; encoded by the coding sequence ATGACCGTGACCGAGACGAAGACGAAGACGGCGGTGCCGTCGTCGACTGCCGCCAGCGCCGCGGCTCCTGCGGACAGCGCGGCCGAACTGCTCAGCGCCCTTGCGGCCATGCCGGCCGGCCACCCGTCCCGCGCATCGCTGCGGGACCGGGCGATCGAGGCCTGGCTTCCGCTGGCCCGTCACCTCGCGCACCGCTACTCCGGTCGCGGTGAGCCCACCGACGACCTGATCCAGACTGCGACCGTCGGCCTGATCAAGGCCGTGGACAAGTTCGACCCGGAGCGCGGGGTCGACTTCGCGGGCTACGCGATTCCGACCATCATCGGTGAGATCAAGCGTCACTTCCGGGACCGGACCTGGTCCGTACGGGTGCCGCGCCGGTTGCAGGAGCTGCGGCTGGCGATCACCGAGGCGAACAGCACGCTGACCCACTCGCTGGGCCGGTCCCCGACAGTGCCGGACATCGCGGCGCACCTCGGGATCACCGAGGAAGAGGTCCTGGAGGGCCTGGAGGGCGCGCGTGCCTACAACGCGACGAGCCTCTCCACGCCGATCTCCGCGGACGGCAACACCGAGCTGGGCGACACGCTCGGCGGTGAGGACCACGAGTACGAGATCGCCGAGACTCGCGTCGCCCTCGGTCCTGCTCTCGCCATGCTCGACGAGCGGGAGCAGAAGATCCTGACGCTGCGCTTCTACGGCAACCTGACCCAGTCGCAGATCGCCGACCAGATCGGCATCTCGCAGATGCACGTCTCCCGGTTGCTGACCAAGGCTCTGACCAAGCTGCGCGGCCAGCTGGCCGCGGACTCACTCTGA
- a CDS encoding ATP-binding protein, whose amino-acid sequence MTALPASAPYDGAVELGRWTVDDYHGLRHLRTALRRAVEEVGGAGSSADGPGYADGNAASAGEGLRSAGEGSAGPGSGLLDEDDVAERIAVVATELATNALRHGRPPVEVRLSRVGERLVLDASDHDLRAEPQFDVERPLGQGGLGLLLARTFAIEVGWYRDAAAKHVWASFPA is encoded by the coding sequence ATGACCGCGCTCCCCGCTTCGGCGCCGTACGACGGTGCTGTCGAGCTGGGGCGGTGGACGGTCGACGACTATCACGGTTTGCGGCATCTGCGGACCGCTCTGCGCCGGGCGGTCGAGGAGGTCGGCGGCGCCGGCTCATCGGCTGACGGCCCGGGCTATGCCGATGGGAACGCGGCCTCGGCGGGTGAGGGCTTGCGCTCTGCCGGCGAGGGGTCGGCGGGTCCGGGCTCGGGCTTGCTGGATGAGGACGACGTGGCTGAACGCATCGCCGTGGTCGCCACCGAGTTGGCGACGAACGCTCTCCGGCACGGGCGGCCGCCGGTGGAGGTGCGCCTTTCCCGGGTGGGCGAGCGCCTGGTGCTGGACGCGTCGGATCACGACCTCCGCGCCGAACCGCAGTTCGACGTCGAGCGGCCACTCGGTCAGGGCGGGCTCGGTCTGCTGCTCGCGCGGACCTTCGCGATCGAGGTCGGCTGGTACCGAGACGCCGCCGCCAAACATGTGTGGGCGAGCTTCCCGGCCTGA
- a CDS encoding glycine hydroxymethyltransferase, whose product MSNSNHAELNAESTAFRAALEVVRSVEPRIADAIAQELTDQRESLKLIASENYASPAVLLAMGNWLSDKYAEGTIGRRFYAGCQNVDTIESIAVEHAKALFGAPYAYVQPHSGIDANLVAYWAILADRVEVPYLKKFEKRQINDLTDAEWAELRQAFGNQRLLGMSLDAGGHLTHGFRPNISGKMFDQRSYGVDPATGQIDYAKLRETAKEFKPAVIVGGYSAYPRKVNFAAMREIADEVGATFMVDMAHFAGLVAGGVFTGDFNPIPHAHIVTTTTHKSLRGPRGGAVFCQPELSSQVDRGCPMVLGGPLPHVMAAKAIAFAEARRPEFSSYAQQIVSNSQALAEGLLKRGVQLVSGGTDNHLVLLDVHPFGITGRQAEQALLDSGIVTNRNAIPSDPNGAWYTSGIRVGTPALTSRGLGAAEMDQIAELIHTVLSNTSPAEGSKAKFTLDPALSDRVSKQATELLAPFPLYPTVSL is encoded by the coding sequence GTGTCTAACTCAAACCATGCTGAGCTGAATGCTGAATCCACCGCTTTCCGCGCTGCGCTCGAGGTGGTCCGCTCGGTTGAGCCCCGGATCGCCGACGCGATCGCCCAGGAGCTCACCGACCAGCGCGAGTCGCTGAAGCTGATCGCCAGTGAGAACTACGCGTCGCCGGCCGTGCTGCTGGCGATGGGCAACTGGCTGTCCGACAAGTATGCCGAGGGCACCATCGGCCGCCGCTTCTACGCCGGCTGCCAGAACGTGGACACCATCGAGTCGATCGCTGTCGAGCACGCGAAGGCCCTGTTCGGCGCGCCGTATGCGTATGTTCAGCCGCACTCCGGCATCGACGCGAACCTGGTGGCCTACTGGGCCATTCTTGCCGACCGCGTCGAGGTGCCCTACCTCAAGAAGTTCGAGAAGCGGCAGATCAACGACCTGACCGACGCCGAGTGGGCGGAGCTTCGTCAGGCGTTCGGCAACCAGCGGCTGCTCGGCATGTCCCTGGACGCCGGCGGTCACCTGACCCACGGGTTCCGGCCGAACATCTCCGGCAAGATGTTCGACCAGCGCAGCTACGGCGTCGACCCGGCGACCGGCCAGATCGACTACGCGAAGCTGCGGGAGACGGCGAAGGAGTTCAAGCCCGCGGTGATCGTGGGCGGCTATTCCGCGTACCCCCGGAAGGTCAATTTCGCGGCGATGCGCGAGATCGCTGACGAGGTGGGCGCGACCTTCATGGTCGACATGGCGCACTTCGCCGGTCTGGTGGCGGGTGGCGTGTTCACCGGTGACTTCAACCCGATCCCGCACGCGCACATCGTCACGACCACCACGCACAAGAGCCTGCGCGGACCGCGCGGTGGCGCAGTCTTCTGCCAGCCGGAGCTGTCGTCGCAGGTCGACCGTGGCTGCCCGATGGTGCTCGGTGGCCCGCTGCCGCACGTGATGGCGGCCAAGGCCATCGCGTTCGCGGAGGCGCGCCGGCCGGAGTTCTCGTCGTACGCACAGCAGATCGTCTCGAACAGCCAGGCGCTCGCCGAGGGTCTGCTCAAGCGTGGTGTGCAGCTGGTCTCCGGTGGCACGGACAACCACCTCGTGCTGCTCGACGTGCACCCGTTCGGCATCACCGGCCGTCAGGCCGAGCAGGCGCTGCTGGACAGCGGCATCGTCACGAACCGCAACGCGATCCCGTCGGACCCGAACGGCGCGTGGTACACGTCCGGCATCCGGGTCGGCACCCCGGCGCTGACCAGCCGTGGCCTCGGCGCCGCGGAGATGGACCAGATCGCTGAGCTGATCCACACGGTGCTCAGCAACACCAGCCCGGCCGAGGGCTCGAAGGCGAAGTTCACCCTGGACCCGGCGCTGTCCGACCGGGTGAGCAAGCAGGCGACGGAGCTGCTGGCGCCGTTCCCGCTCTACCCCACGGTCAGCCTCTGA
- a CDS encoding LacI family DNA-binding transcriptional regulator yields the protein MARPTMNDVARTAGVSLKTVSRVVNGEPTVTPDLAARVRAAVESLDYRPHLGASMLRRNDRRTRTIGVLLEDVSNPFSGVLHRAIEEEAHSRGVHVLTGSLGEDERRERELARAFRQRQTDGLIVAPTGSDQGYLSRFSGTPIVFVDRQPTGFLADTVVSTNIAGAAAAVRHLVAHGHRRIAFLGDCQRIPTARERFRGYLQALGDRPGPVVHDIRGEAAAERATITLLRRPDPPTALFTSQNLITVGAVRALRRLGRHHLVALVGFDDFPLADLLEPAVTVVAQHPARIGRVAAGALFERIDGHDGPPRVIRVATTLIARGSGEISI from the coding sequence ATGGCACGGCCGACGATGAACGACGTGGCACGCACCGCCGGTGTGAGCCTCAAGACGGTCTCGCGCGTGGTGAACGGCGAGCCCACGGTCACCCCGGACCTCGCCGCCCGGGTACGCGCCGCCGTCGAGTCCCTGGACTACCGCCCCCACCTGGGCGCCAGCATGCTGCGCCGCAACGACCGTCGCACCAGGACGATCGGCGTGCTGCTGGAGGACGTGTCCAACCCGTTCTCCGGCGTGCTGCACCGGGCGATCGAAGAGGAGGCGCACAGCCGCGGGGTGCACGTGCTGACCGGCAGCCTCGGCGAGGACGAGCGCCGGGAGCGAGAGCTGGCACGCGCGTTCCGGCAACGGCAGACCGACGGGCTCATCGTCGCCCCGACCGGTTCTGATCAGGGTTACCTGAGCCGGTTCAGCGGCACCCCGATCGTCTTCGTGGACCGTCAGCCGACCGGATTCCTGGCCGACACCGTGGTTTCCACGAACATCGCGGGCGCCGCCGCGGCGGTCCGGCATCTCGTCGCGCACGGCCACCGGCGGATCGCGTTCCTCGGCGACTGCCAGCGGATACCGACCGCCCGCGAACGTTTCCGCGGCTATCTGCAAGCGCTCGGCGACCGGCCCGGACCGGTGGTGCACGACATCCGCGGCGAAGCGGCCGCCGAGCGCGCCACGATCACCCTGCTACGCCGGCCCGACCCGCCGACGGCGCTCTTCACCAGTCAGAACCTGATTACCGTGGGGGCAGTCCGGGCGCTGCGTCGGCTCGGCCGGCATCACCTGGTCGCGCTCGTCGGCTTCGACGACTTCCCCCTCGCCGACCTGCTGGAACCCGCGGTCACCGTGGTGGCGCAGCACCCGGCGCGGATCGGCCGCGTGGCCGCCGGCGCCCTCTTCGAGCGCATCGACGGGCACGACGGCCCGCCGCGCGTGATCCGGGTGGCGACGACCCTCATCGCGCGAGGCAGCGGAGAAATCTCGATCTAG
- a CDS encoding sugar ABC transporter substrate-binding protein: MRQQSKLLAAAGCAVLILAGLSACNRGTGEPVVGLITKTDTNPFFVTMKKGAQQAADEQGVDLQTFAGKVDGDNEAQVQAIENLISFGAKGFLITPNDSKAIVPSIDRAKQADMLVIALDTPVDPPDAVDATFATDNFEAGRLIGEWAKAKFSTGGTQARIAMLDLNPNQVSVDVQRDQGFLEGFGVDIGDPARIGDENDPRIAGHDVTDGNEEGGRTAMENLLQKDPTINLVYTINEPAAAGAYEALKAAGREREVTIVSVDGGCPGVDNVAKGVIGATSMQFPIKMAQLGVEAIAQYAKDGTRPQNTAGKDFVDTGVQLITDDPQAGVEAKDSAWGRQNCWG, translated from the coding sequence ATGCGCCAGCAGTCGAAGCTTCTCGCGGCCGCGGGTTGCGCGGTCCTGATCCTGGCCGGCCTGAGTGCCTGCAACCGGGGCACCGGCGAACCGGTCGTCGGCCTGATCACCAAGACCGACACCAACCCGTTCTTCGTGACCATGAAGAAGGGAGCGCAGCAGGCGGCCGACGAGCAGGGAGTCGACCTGCAGACCTTCGCCGGGAAGGTGGACGGCGACAACGAGGCGCAGGTGCAGGCGATCGAGAACCTGATCTCCTTCGGCGCCAAGGGTTTCCTGATCACACCGAACGACTCGAAGGCGATTGTCCCCTCCATCGACCGGGCGAAACAGGCCGACATGCTGGTCATCGCGCTGGACACGCCGGTCGATCCGCCGGATGCGGTGGACGCCACGTTCGCCACCGACAACTTCGAGGCGGGCCGCCTGATCGGGGAGTGGGCCAAGGCGAAGTTCTCCACCGGCGGGACGCAGGCGCGGATCGCGATGCTCGACCTCAACCCCAATCAGGTCTCCGTGGACGTGCAGCGCGACCAGGGGTTCCTGGAGGGCTTCGGCGTCGACATCGGTGACCCGGCCCGGATCGGCGACGAGAACGACCCGCGGATCGCCGGGCACGACGTCACCGACGGCAACGAGGAGGGTGGGCGTACCGCGATGGAGAACCTGCTCCAGAAGGATCCGACGATCAACCTGGTCTACACGATCAACGAGCCCGCGGCGGCCGGCGCGTACGAGGCGCTCAAGGCGGCCGGCCGGGAGCGCGAGGTCACGATCGTCTCGGTCGACGGGGGTTGTCCCGGTGTCGACAACGTCGCGAAGGGCGTGATCGGGGCGACCTCGATGCAGTTCCCGATCAAGATGGCGCAACTGGGTGTCGAGGCGATCGCGCAGTACGCCAAGGACGGCACCCGCCCGCAGAACACCGCCGGCAAGGACTTCGTGGACACCGGCGTCCAGCTGATCACCGACGACCCGCAGGCCGGCGTGGAGGCGAAGGACTCCGCGTGGGGCAGGCAGAACTGCTGGGGCTGA
- a CDS encoding ABC transporter permease produces the protein MATTTADFETRRHDSFGLRVQHLLHGNPVLGPLAVLVVAIIAFSIVNVRFFSAANLSLVLLQVTVIATLALGQTLIILTAGIDLSAGAIAVFSSILMALFCTDAGMPAPIALLLGFACGTAMGALNGLLVTRIKLPPFIVTLGTLTIFFSLNAVVSNSETVRGADMPGLMTWTGQSIPIGDFRLSYGSIIMLLLFGFFAYALSSTAWGKHVYATGDDVEAARLAGIRTGRVLFSVYTTAGLLYAIAGWILIGRLASASPNVGTEYNLDSITAVVLGGTSLFGGRGGVIGTLIGALIVGVFRNGLQLAGVEVVWQGFAIGLLVLIAVSIDQWIRKVKT, from the coding sequence ATGGCGACCACGACCGCAGACTTCGAGACCCGCCGTCACGACTCGTTCGGCCTCCGGGTGCAGCACCTGTTGCACGGCAATCCGGTGCTCGGGCCGCTCGCCGTCCTGGTCGTGGCGATCATCGCGTTCTCGATCGTCAACGTCCGGTTCTTCTCCGCGGCGAACCTCTCCCTGGTGCTGTTGCAGGTCACCGTGATCGCGACGCTGGCGCTGGGGCAGACCCTGATCATCCTGACCGCCGGCATCGACCTCTCGGCCGGTGCGATAGCGGTCTTCTCGTCGATCCTGATGGCGCTCTTCTGCACCGACGCCGGGATGCCGGCGCCGATCGCGCTGCTGCTCGGTTTCGCCTGCGGCACGGCGATGGGCGCGCTGAACGGTCTGCTGGTCACCCGGATCAAGCTGCCGCCCTTCATCGTCACGCTCGGCACGCTGACCATCTTCTTCTCGCTGAACGCGGTGGTCAGCAACAGCGAGACGGTACGGGGCGCGGACATGCCCGGGCTGATGACGTGGACCGGGCAGTCGATCCCGATCGGCGACTTCCGGCTCAGCTACGGCTCGATCATCATGCTGCTGCTGTTCGGGTTCTTCGCGTACGCGCTGAGCTCGACGGCGTGGGGCAAGCACGTCTACGCGACGGGTGACGACGTGGAGGCCGCTCGGCTGGCGGGTATCCGTACCGGACGGGTGCTCTTCTCGGTCTATACGACCGCCGGCCTGCTCTACGCGATCGCCGGCTGGATCCTGATCGGCCGGCTCGCGTCGGCCAGCCCGAACGTCGGCACCGAGTACAACCTCGACTCGATCACCGCGGTGGTGCTCGGCGGCACCAGCCTCTTCGGCGGCCGGGGCGGGGTGATCGGCACCCTGATCGGAGCGCTGATCGTCGGTGTCTTCCGCAATGGCCTGCAGCTGGCCGGCGTCGAGGTGGTCTGGCAGGGCTTCGCGATCGGCCTGCTCGTGCTGATCGCGGTCTCGATCGACCAGTGGATCAGGAAGGTGAAGACATGA
- a CDS encoding ATP-binding cassette domain-containing protein, translating into MTPVLEAKNLTKRYGRVVAIDGSDLELLPGEILAVIGDNGAGKSSLIKALSGALVPDSGEIRLDGEPVRFRNPMDARSAGIETVYQTLAVAPGLDIADNLFLGREERRSGPLGTIFRMLDRKHMRSEARRHMTELGVGTLQNIGQAVESLSGGQRQAVAVARSAAFGSKVVILDEPTAALGVKEGNRVLQLIRDVRDRGLPVILISHNMPHVFEVADRIHIQRLGRRIAVITPQSHSMSDAVAIMTGAAPPPGE; encoded by the coding sequence ATGACCCCGGTCCTGGAGGCCAAGAACCTCACCAAGCGGTACGGCCGGGTCGTCGCGATCGACGGCAGCGACCTGGAGCTGCTCCCCGGCGAGATCCTCGCGGTCATCGGCGACAACGGGGCCGGCAAGTCCAGCCTGATCAAGGCGCTCTCCGGGGCGCTCGTGCCGGACAGCGGCGAGATCCGGCTGGACGGCGAGCCCGTGCGCTTCCGTAACCCGATGGACGCCCGGTCGGCCGGCATCGAGACCGTCTACCAGACCCTTGCGGTCGCCCCCGGCCTGGACATCGCGGACAACCTGTTCCTCGGCCGGGAGGAGCGCCGCTCCGGCCCGCTGGGAACGATCTTCCGGATGCTGGACCGCAAGCACATGCGGTCGGAGGCCCGGCGGCACATGACCGAGCTCGGCGTCGGCACCCTGCAGAACATCGGTCAGGCGGTCGAGTCGCTCTCCGGCGGTCAGCGCCAGGCCGTCGCGGTGGCCCGCTCGGCCGCGTTCGGCAGCAAGGTGGTGATCCTCGACGAGCCGACTGCGGCGCTCGGGGTGAAGGAGGGCAACCGGGTGTTGCAGCTGATCCGCGACGTCCGGGACCGGGGCCTGCCAGTGATCCTTATCAGTCACAACATGCCGCACGTCTTCGAAGTCGCAGACCGGATCCACATCCAGCGGCTCGGCCGGCGGATCGCGGTGATCACCCCGCAGTCGCACAGCATGTCGGACGCGGTCGCCATCATGACGGGTGCGGCACCACCGCCCGGTGAGTGA
- a CDS encoding NAD(P)H-binding protein, whose translation MTIGITGATGNVGSRAARLLIQAGERPRLVVRDPAKLDPGIDGLADVMRGDLLDPAFLDTALDGLDALLWITPENFTAADPLADMITMAEAGATAAHTHRVRRVVLISSVGAERRHGAGLIDGLARSEEAFAATGVDLTILRNGYYFTNLFGNLDELRDGRLTTTMPADQPMPWVDPRDVGDVAAARLLAPNWSGTVVQAVHGPADLTWADVAGIVGAAIDRKVTLDVVPDEVLAAGLGQAGLTEAAVAGLVGMTSGLRGDFTPEQPRTPVTTTPTTLAAWAAGTLAPVISVKG comes from the coding sequence ATGACTATCGGAATCACAGGTGCCACCGGCAATGTCGGATCCCGTGCGGCCCGCCTGCTGATCCAAGCCGGGGAGCGGCCCCGGCTGGTGGTCCGGGATCCAGCGAAACTGGATCCCGGGATCGACGGGCTGGCTGACGTCATGCGCGGAGACCTCCTCGACCCGGCGTTCCTCGACACCGCGCTGGACGGGCTCGACGCGCTGCTCTGGATCACCCCGGAGAACTTCACCGCCGCCGATCCGCTCGCGGACATGATCACGATGGCTGAGGCAGGCGCGACCGCCGCGCACACCCATCGGGTACGCCGAGTCGTCCTGATCAGCAGCGTCGGCGCGGAACGGCGGCACGGCGCCGGCCTGATCGACGGACTGGCCCGGTCCGAGGAGGCGTTCGCGGCCACCGGGGTGGACCTGACCATCCTGCGCAACGGGTACTACTTCACGAACCTCTTCGGCAACCTCGATGAGCTGCGCGACGGCCGGCTCACCACGACCATGCCGGCGGACCAGCCGATGCCCTGGGTCGACCCGCGGGACGTGGGCGACGTGGCCGCCGCCCGGCTGCTCGCGCCGAACTGGTCCGGCACGGTGGTGCAGGCGGTCCACGGACCGGCCGACCTGACCTGGGCGGACGTCGCCGGGATCGTCGGCGCGGCGATCGACCGTAAGGTCACCCTGGACGTGGTGCCGGACGAGGTGCTGGCGGCGGGTCTCGGGCAGGCCGGGCTCACCGAGGCGGCGGTGGCCGGGCTGGTCGGGATGACCAGCGGCCTGCGCGGGGACTTCACCCCCGAACAGCCACGGACGCCCGTCACGACCACACCGACCACCCTCGCGGCGTGGGCGGCCGGCACGCTGGCGCCGGTGATCTCCGTCAAGGGCTGA
- a CDS encoding putative bifunctional diguanylate cyclase/phosphodiesterase — protein sequence MTYAAASLVPVVALGALVFEGYRQDAAEQGREQGLAQAAMIAEMAVAPSLNAGYIGASTSIEDGLTAAQSEGMHDSTEQAIFRGSLLRLRLRAFSGRVIFSDDGSTSGGVPVTDPDFQAAAAGQPRAEVIDTEVIRVLRPQVASASGQSVGVLEVYLPYQAVADRFHAQVSRTWWRIGAGLAALYLVLAVLAWWTTRSLSRYAARQEYQALHDTLTGLPNRAAFRTHAEAVLAKGGTGAIVLVDLNRFKEVNDTLGHHAGDELLRVVADRMSAALGPDDRLARLGGDEFAMLLPRRDAASAVALLAEVRDRVCAEMVLDGVPLSIEAAFGVALYPAHGTGVEELKQRADSAMYQGKRGTNGIVVYSGATAGQPHQWLVVQAELRHALERDELILHYQPKVALPGGDVCGVEALVRWQHPERGLLPPGEFLPAAEHSGLIVPLTEWVLRRALADQLGWTATGHDWALSVNVSARNLEVPGFAGLVLDLLAEAGIPSHRLVLEVTETALAADADEAARAVAELSAAGVGVSVDDFGTGYTNLSHLRGLPITEIKIDRSFVTDVVRDPESQAIVRSVIELAHGLGSRATAEGVETEEVRRWLADAGCDEAQGYLFSRPVPWTQISAQPHLEGVSR from the coding sequence GTGACGTACGCGGCGGCAAGCCTCGTGCCCGTGGTGGCCCTCGGAGCGCTGGTCTTCGAGGGCTACCGCCAGGACGCGGCGGAACAGGGCCGGGAGCAGGGGCTGGCCCAGGCGGCGATGATCGCCGAGATGGCCGTCGCGCCCTCGCTCAACGCCGGATACATCGGCGCCTCCACCAGCATCGAGGACGGCCTCACCGCGGCACAGTCCGAGGGCATGCACGACTCCACCGAGCAGGCGATCTTCCGGGGATCGCTGCTGCGCCTGCGCCTGCGTGCGTTCTCCGGCCGGGTGATCTTCTCGGATGACGGTTCGACCAGCGGCGGCGTGCCGGTCACCGATCCGGACTTCCAGGCCGCGGCGGCCGGCCAGCCCCGGGCCGAGGTGATCGACACCGAGGTGATCCGGGTGCTGCGGCCGCAGGTGGCGAGCGCGTCCGGGCAGTCGGTCGGGGTGCTGGAGGTGTATCTGCCGTACCAGGCGGTCGCCGATCGTTTCCACGCGCAGGTCAGCCGTACCTGGTGGCGCATCGGCGCCGGACTCGCCGCGCTCTACCTGGTGCTCGCCGTGCTCGCGTGGTGGACCACCCGCTCGCTGAGCCGGTATGCGGCCCGCCAGGAGTACCAGGCTCTGCACGACACCCTGACCGGCCTGCCGAACCGGGCGGCGTTCCGCACGCACGCCGAGGCGGTCCTCGCCAAGGGCGGGACCGGCGCGATCGTGCTCGTCGACCTCAACCGGTTCAAGGAGGTCAACGACACCCTCGGCCACCACGCCGGCGACGAGCTGCTGCGGGTGGTCGCCGACCGGATGAGCGCGGCTCTCGGACCGGACGACCGGCTGGCCCGGCTCGGCGGCGACGAGTTCGCCATGCTGCTGCCGCGCCGGGACGCCGCCTCCGCTGTCGCCCTGCTCGCCGAGGTGCGCGACCGGGTCTGTGCGGAGATGGTGCTGGACGGGGTGCCGCTGAGCATCGAGGCCGCGTTCGGGGTGGCGCTCTACCCCGCGCACGGCACCGGCGTGGAGGAGCTGAAGCAGCGCGCCGACTCCGCGATGTACCAGGGCAAGCGCGGCACCAACGGCATCGTCGTCTACTCCGGCGCCACCGCCGGGCAGCCGCACCAGTGGCTCGTCGTCCAGGCCGAGCTGCGGCACGCCCTGGAACGCGACGAGCTGATCCTGCACTACCAGCCGAAGGTGGCCCTGCCCGGCGGCGACGTCTGCGGTGTGGAGGCGCTGGTCCGCTGGCAGCACCCGGAACGCGGGCTGCTGCCGCCCGGCGAGTTCCTGCCCGCCGCCGAGCACTCCGGCCTGATCGTCCCGCTCACCGAGTGGGTGCTGCGCCGTGCCCTCGCCGACCAGCTGGGCTGGACCGCGACCGGGCACGACTGGGCGCTCTCGGTGAACGTCTCGGCCCGCAACCTGGAGGTGCCCGGCTTCGCCGGCCTGGTCCTGGACCTGCTCGCCGAGGCGGGCATCCCGTCGCACCGGCTGGTCCTGGAGGTCACCGAGACCGCGCTGGCCGCCGACGCGGACGAGGCGGCCCGGGCGGTCGCCGAGCTGAGCGCCGCCGGCGTCGGTGTCTCGGTGGACGACTTCGGCACCGGTTACACCAACCTGTCCCACCTGCGCGGCCTGCCGATCACCGAGATCAAGATCGACCGGTCCTTCGTCACCGACGTGGTGCGCGACCCGGAGAGCCAGGCCATCGTCCGCTCGGTGATCGAGCTCGCGCACGGGCTCGGCAGCCGGGCCACCGCCGAGGGCGTGGAGACCGAGGAGGTCCGTCGCTGGCTCGCCGATGCCGGGTGCGACGAGGCCCAGGGTTACCTGTTCAGCCGTCCGGTGCCGTGGACGCAGATCTCCGCTCAGCCGCATCTCGAAGGGGTCAGCCGATGA